CAGGATAGTATGACTTGCTCCGAATGGCTTACAGCATTTCTTGACGACCTTTCCTACCGTCGTAGCGGCAGTTCGCTTACCCGGAAGAGCTACCAGCACGACATTGAAGTGTACTTCCAATGGTTAGGTGATACTCCGGAGGCGAAAGTTGTCGCCGCCTCCGCCTACGATTTGCAACGCTTTTTTACCGCCCAAACCAAATCCGGTCTCAGCGCTCGAACCGTATCCCGCGGACGGGCGGCAGTTTCCTCATTTTATCGTTTTCTGCTGCGTCGCGGCATCGTCGAATCGAATCCAACGAAACCGACGAAAGTCGCCCGTCCCGACAAATCACTGCCGAAAGCGATTTCCGAAGCGCCGTTAAACCGAACCATGGACGAATTGTCTCCCACACTGACCCACCGCGACCGCTGGATCCTGGAAGGGCTCTACGGAACCGGATTGCGGGTCTCGGAGTTTGTTTCATTACGATTATCTGATTTACGGCCAGCCGAACAACGGTTGGAAGTGATTGGAAAAGGAGGAAAAAAACGTAGTGTACCGCTTTCCCAGAGTGCTTGGGAGGCATTAGAATCGTATCTTATAGAGCGGGGGTTGCTAACTCATGCCGGTATCGCTTCGGGGCATATTTTGACGGGTAAAACGAATAAACCGATTACAGCTCGCACCGTGCAGCGCCACGTTGCCGCACTGCTGGGCGGATTGCGGTCGGGGATGCCGGTGACGCCGCACCAGTTGCGTCACAGTTATGCCAGTCATTTATTGTCGGGTGGCGCCGAATTACGGGCAGTACAAGAGTTATTGGGACACACCCGCTTGGCAACCACGCAAATTTACACCCATTTAGACCCTGGACCGTTGCGGGAGTTGGTTCGTAAACTCCACCCGCGGGGCGGTTCAGTAACGAAGGAGGAGAAATGAATCTGCAGGTCACAGCTCGCCGTTTTCAATTGTCCGAAAAGTTAGAGAACCTTGTGCAAAAAGAAGTGCACGATTTGGAGAAACACTTCGACAACATTCAGGATGTGAATGTCGTATTGACGACCGACCACGGTGTCCGCCATGTCGATGTGACAATCCATGTTCCGAATCATGTTATGAACAGTGAAATCGAAGGAGCTGAGCAGTTTATTACCCTCGTACCCACCGTAATGAAGAAAGCGGGAGTTCAACTCCAGCGCTACAAAGAGAAATTGAAAAAGCTGTAACGAATGAACGATTTAAATCCGAATCCAACTGAATCGAATCTAACCGCACAACAAATCCTCAATGAACTCGGCGACCGGCTGCAATTTCGGCTGGTTGCCGGGCAAGGGGGATTGTCGCGTCCGATTCGCGAGAAAGATTTAACCCGTCCGGGACTGGCACTTGCCGGATTCTTCGGGAATTATCGCTGGGATCGCATTCAGGTTTTTGGCAATACCGAAAATGAATATCTTCGCGGACTGCCACAAACCGAGCGGGCGGAACGGATTGCTAAAGTTTTCAAACTGAAGCTGCCGTTGGTTGTCGTTACCGACAATAACACTCCACTCAAGGAAATGTTATTAGCGGCGGATTTGGCGGATGTCCCGGTATTCACCACCAGTCTCTCGACTACTGAACTTAGCAGTATGCTTGTTACGGCACTCGATGAACAATTCGCCCCGGCGATGCAAACCCATGGAGTACTTGTAGATGTGTACGGTGTTGGGGTGTTGGTGACGGGCAAAGCGCGAGCGGGAAAATCGGAACTTGCACTTGACTTGGTCGAACGCGGTCACCGGTTGGTTGCCGATGACATCGTCGAAATATCAAAACGGATGAGTGGTGTCCTAATGGGACGGGCACCGGAACTCTTGCGCCACTTAATCGAAGTTCGCGGATTGGGAATACTCGACGTCGAGAAAATGTTTGGTGTTCGGGCAGTGCGATTTCAGAAGCGCGTGGAAATCGTTCTGGAATTGGTCAACGATCCCAGTGAAGCGGAAATCGAACGACTTGGGATCGAACTGAATGAGACTGATTTTCTTGGCATAAAGTTGCCGCATGTAAAATTGCCAGTGCTTCCCGGGAAATATTTAGCCGTCCTCGCAGAAATTGTTGCATTGAACTATCTTCTCAAACTACACGGTGTTAATACCGCCGTCGATTTTTCGCAGCGACTGAGTCAGGAAATCGAACGCAAGCGCGAATTACGAAATTATCTCAAGGGCGATTATGAATGAACCCCCGCTCGGTGTTGTAGTCACTCGCAATGAGTGGGGCGCGGCAATCGTTGAAGAGGTTACAGCAACTTGTTTCATCGATTGTGCGCTATTCGCAATGCAAGTCAATCCGGATACACCTGATATAACGCGCCCATCAACCCTACCCGGGCAATGTATCGTGTGGTTTGTCGATGCGCCGTGCAGCTCTGCCGAACGGGCAGTTCAGCGATGCATGAATCCGGAGGATCACATTTTCACCGGATTTTCCTTGCCCGTTTTGCTTTCATTTGCCACCAAACGCAAGCTGTTACCGTTGCAAGAATTGCTTGCTGCTTGCGAATCGGCGCACCTTCGCGGTCTCTCCCTTTCCTGACCCCCGCTTTGAGTTGGCAACCGTATCAAAATTTTATAAACTACGAGGATATTTAACCGGAGTTTCCGATGAAACGAGGCTTATCCTTTCTTGTTGTCTTCGCGTTTGTTTCGGTTGCGTTCACTGCGACGCTGCCGCTATCGGTGTTTCATTACAACGACGAACACTCGATGAATCTTCCCCAACCGACAAAAAACCCGGAAACCGGAAAGATTGATTCCATTGGCGGAATCCAGTATATCGCTGGACAATTGGCTGTTTGGCGGAAGGATGCGAAACGTTCGATTACCCTTGTTGCCGGTGATGAGTTTACCGGTGGCGCAATTTCTGCGTTGACGAAGGGTTCCGGTCAAGCGGACATTTTGAATCTAATCAAACCGGATGTGATGTGCGTTGGCAATCACGAATTCGACTATGGTATTTCGGCTCTGCAAGCGTTTCAATTCCGGTTGGATACCTCGATTACGTTAGCTTCGGCTAACCTGTTCGATAAAGTGAACAACAAGCAATTATTCGCATCGGGAAAGATTATCAAACGTGACGGGATAAAGATTGCTGTACTGGCATTGACATTGGAGGGATTGGCTGATGTAGTTCACCCGGATCGCCTCATCGATATCGAAGTTCAACCAGTTGTGCCCATCGCGAGGGCATTCGTCGAGAAGATGCAGCCGGACGCCGATGTGATTATCGCCGTAACTCATCAAGGTGCAGTTGAAGATAGTCTCTTAGCGATGCAAGTACCGGGATTTGATCTCATTGTCGGCGGGCACTCCCACACCCTAATCAACCGAGATTGGTTTGTGAATGGGACGCGCATCGTACAAGCAGGCAGTTCTGGCCGCTACTTGGGGCGAGTTGATTTACAAGTCGATACCGAGAACAATGAGGTTGTAAGTTCGACCTACAAGGTTGTTCCGATTGGCAAGTCCTACCGTACACCAATGGATCCGAAAGCAATTCCGATTTTACGCGCGCAGGAAGTATTAGTAAGCAAGGAACTCGATCAACCATTAGGAAAACTCGATGGGGATTTCATCCGGGTTTACGACGGCGAATCGAACGTCGGAACATGGGTGTGCGAAGCTCTGCAAAGCTACATGAAGACGGATATCGGGTTGTATAATTCGGGAGGTATCCGGGTCGATGTTTTTGCCGGAACGATTACCAAGAAACAACTCTGGCAGCTTGAACCCTTTGGCAACAGCATTGCAAAGGCAACAGTTACTGGGGCCGAGTTGAAGAGAATGTTTGAGTATCGCGCTACCGTCGAAGGGGATTTTATTCAGACCAGTGGTGTGACTGTTACGATCAAAAGCGGTCAAGTCACTGATCTCACAGTGAATGGGGTTGCTTTCGATCCGGCAAAGATATATTCGATTGCGACCAATAGTTATGTGACTGCGCAATGGGAGAAGTACTTTGGCTTTCCACTGGGACAATCTAATGTGGTAGATATGGGAACACCGACGAAAGAAGTCCTTATGCTGGATATTGAAGCAAAGAAAACAATTGTACCGCATGTAACCGGTTGGTGGAAAAAGTCCGAATGAACCGTATTTACAAGTTATGCGTTCTTGCTTTGAGTGTTGCTTGGGCATGGGGTTCGTTCGCACAAGTGGTTAGCGATACGCTTGGCAATCCCGTTTTGCCTGTAGTGAAACCGGAGATTGTCAGTACTAGTAAGAATTGGTCGAAGTTCTTCGAAGACCGCAAAGGAATGCCGATAACGACCATCGTACTCCATGCGAGTTTTGATCCCAAGCACCCGGAAGACTTAACCTATCGTCGGATGAAGAAAATCTGGGATCGCTATCACGCATCAGTTCATTTCGTTATCGAACCGTCTGGTAGAATAATCGAGATGGTTCCAGTAACCGAGGCCGCGATTCATGCGACTCGCGCCAAACCGAATCATAATCCTTTCTCAATCGGTATCGAGTTGCTTCATGTTTGGAATGGAGAAGGAAGTGAGCGTCGGGCATATTCGCTGAAGCAACTTGCAGCTTGCCGTCAATTGATACAATGGCTGAAATCAGAGCACTCGATTAGCAAAGTAATAAGCCACCGCGCGATTGCTAAGAACGGAAAGAAAGACCCGAATATGACGCCGGAAGAATGGAAAGTTGCGTCCGATGAAGCGCCGTTTCCCGATCCGTGGCCGCGTTCCGAAAAGAGCTGGATGCCTGATCCAAAGGATCGGTAGGACATTGTGTATTGGTGTTAAACAAGCATTGCTTGAGATCCTGGTTGAGTTATTTTGATCGATAAGTTGGTACATCGAGTCCGAGAGGAACTTCGCAAGGGTATCGTAAAAAATATCCTTTGGTTGTATCTCGTCCATATTGTGAACTATTTAATCCCCTTGATAACGATCCCCTACCTCACA
This genomic stretch from bacterium harbors:
- a CDS encoding N-acetylmuramoyl-L-alanine amidase, whose amino-acid sequence is MNRIYKLCVLALSVAWAWGSFAQVVSDTLGNPVLPVVKPEIVSTSKNWSKFFEDRKGMPITTIVLHASFDPKHPEDLTYRRMKKIWDRYHASVHFVIEPSGRIIEMVPVTEAAIHATRAKPNHNPFSIGIELLHVWNGEGSERRAYSLKQLAACRQLIQWLKSEHSISKVISHRAIAKNGKKDPNMTPEEWKVASDEAPFPDPWPRSEKSWMPDPKDR
- the hprK gene encoding HPr(Ser) kinase/phosphatase, whose product is MNDLNPNPTESNLTAQQILNELGDRLQFRLVAGQGGLSRPIREKDLTRPGLALAGFFGNYRWDRIQVFGNTENEYLRGLPQTERAERIAKVFKLKLPLVVVTDNNTPLKEMLLAADLADVPVFTTSLSTTELSSMLVTALDEQFAPAMQTHGVLVDVYGVGVLVTGKARAGKSELALDLVERGHRLVADDIVEISKRMSGVLMGRAPELLRHLIEVRGLGILDVEKMFGVRAVRFQKRVEIVLELVNDPSEAEIERLGIELNETDFLGIKLPHVKLPVLPGKYLAVLAEIVALNYLLKLHGVNTAVDFSQRLSQEIERKRELRNYLKGDYE
- a CDS encoding bifunctional metallophosphatase/5'-nucleotidase, encoding MKRGLSFLVVFAFVSVAFTATLPLSVFHYNDEHSMNLPQPTKNPETGKIDSIGGIQYIAGQLAVWRKDAKRSITLVAGDEFTGGAISALTKGSGQADILNLIKPDVMCVGNHEFDYGISALQAFQFRLDTSITLASANLFDKVNNKQLFASGKIIKRDGIKIAVLALTLEGLADVVHPDRLIDIEVQPVVPIARAFVEKMQPDADVIIAVTHQGAVEDSLLAMQVPGFDLIVGGHSHTLINRDWFVNGTRIVQAGSSGRYLGRVDLQVDTENNEVVSSTYKVVPIGKSYRTPMDPKAIPILRAQEVLVSKELDQPLGKLDGDFIRVYDGESNVGTWVCEALQSYMKTDIGLYNSGGIRVDVFAGTITKKQLWQLEPFGNSIAKATVTGAELKRMFEYRATVEGDFIQTSGVTVTIKSGQVTDLTVNGVAFDPAKIYSIATNSYVTAQWEKYFGFPLGQSNVVDMGTPTKEVLMLDIEAKKTIVPHVTGWWKKSE
- a CDS encoding tyrosine-type recombinase/integrase, which codes for QDSMTCSEWLTAFLDDLSYRRSGSSLTRKSYQHDIEVYFQWLGDTPEAKVVAASAYDLQRFFTAQTKSGLSARTVSRGRAAVSSFYRFLLRRGIVESNPTKPTKVARPDKSLPKAISEAPLNRTMDELSPTLTHRDRWILEGLYGTGLRVSEFVSLRLSDLRPAEQRLEVIGKGGKKRSVPLSQSAWEALESYLIERGLLTHAGIASGHILTGKTNKPITARTVQRHVAALLGGLRSGMPVTPHQLRHSYASHLLSGGAELRAVQELLGHTRLATTQIYTHLDPGPLRELVRKLHPRGGSVTKEEK
- the raiA gene encoding ribosome-associated translation inhibitor RaiA — encoded protein: MNLQVTARRFQLSEKLENLVQKEVHDLEKHFDNIQDVNVVLTTDHGVRHVDVTIHVPNHVMNSEIEGAEQFITLVPTVMKKAGVQLQRYKEKLKKL